Proteins from one Fragaria vesca subsp. vesca linkage group LG6, FraVesHawaii_1.0, whole genome shotgun sequence genomic window:
- the LOC101306549 gene encoding uncharacterized protein LOC101306549 translates to MGSDEPRPAPEDKASRHYKELKLKRVVALKPIGEDPTSTWQAKPLHEQLDSLHGESIPRVCSYRVAVLEASKDHSRVAIANTAITISLSPFTTVAVVSPFPAPVATLWYKLVVPG, encoded by the exons ATGGGCAGTGACGAACCACGACCGGCGCCGGAAGACAAGGCAAGCCGTCATTACAAAGAACTGAAGCTAAAGAGGGTGGTGGCATTGAAGCCCATCGGTGAAGACCCAACCTCGACTTGGCAAGCGAAGCCACTACATGAGCAGCTTGATTCGCTTCACGGGGAATCCATTCCCAG GGTTTGTTCTTACAGAGTAGCAGTCTTAGAAGCTAGCAAGGATCATTCAAGAGTAGCAATTGCCAACACAGCCATCACGATAA GTTTGAGCCCCTTCACCACTGTAGCAGTTGTCAGCCCATTCCCAGCACCTGTTGCCACATTATGGTACAAACTAGTGGTGCCTGGATAG
- the LOC101295539 gene encoding cytokinin dehydrogenase 6-like, protein MRHPLVHPLKQMNIFIIESFMILFVSCVTVRVNLCSPNMPSLNTLPVDGHFNFHEVQHAARDFGNRYQFLPMAVLHPKSVSDIATLIKHIWDIGPRSELTVAARGHGHSLHGQSQAHRGVVVNMESLKRPDIHVYTGNFPYADVSGGELWINILHESLRYGLAPKSWTDYLHLTVGGTLSNAGISGQAFRHGPQISNVRQLEVVTGKGEIVTCSEKQNDDLFHGVLGGLGQFGIITRARILLEAAPARVKWIRVLYSDFTAFTRDQEYLISGENTFNYVEGFVIINRTRLLNNWRSSFSPKDPVQASQFKSDGRTLYCLELAKYFNLDKTDIINQEVDKLLSKLSYIPSTLFVSEVTYTDFLDRVHVSEMKLRSKDLWDIPHPWLNLLIPKSKIHTFAQGVFGNILAETSNGPILIYPVNRSKWDNRTSVVIPEEHTFYLVAFLTSAVPSSTGTDGLEHILIRNKRILEFCETANLGVKQYLPHYTKQEEWQAHFGPHWEKFVQRKSTYDPLAILAPGQRIFQKAISFS, encoded by the exons ATGAGGCATCCACTGGTTCACCCTCTGAAACAAATGAACATTTTTATCATAGAAAGCTTCATGATCCTGTTTGTGAGCTGTGTAACTGTAAGAGTGAACCTTTGTTCTCCAAATATGCCTTCATTAAACACACTTCCAGTTGATGGTCATTTCAACTTTCACGAAGTTCAGCATGCAGCCCGAGATTTTGGCAATAGGTACCAGTTCCTCCCTATGGCAGTATTACATCCAAAAAGTGTCTCGGACATAGCCACTTTAATCAAGCATATTTGGGATATTGGTCCTCGTTCAGAGCTCACAGTTGCTGCTAGAGGCCATGGTCACTCACTCCATGGCCAGTCACAAGCCCACAGAGGAGTCGTCGTCAATATGGAATCACTTAAGCGGCCCGACATCCATGTTTACACAGGAAATTTTCCATACGCAGATGTCTCTGGTGGTGAGTTGTGGATAAATATCCTGCATGAAAGCTTGAGATATGGGTTAGCACCAAAATCATGGACAGACTACCTACATCTAACTGTTGGAGGTACCCTGTCTAATGCTGGGATCAGTGGGCAGGCATTCCGACATGGCCCCCAGATCAGCAATGTCCGCCAGCTGGAAGTTGTTACAG GAAAAGGGGAGATTGTAACATGTTCAGAGAAGCAGAACGATGACCTATTTCACGGTGTTCTTGGAGGACTCGGTCAGTTTGGCATTATAACTCGCGCAAGAATATTGTTGGAAGCAGCACCTGCAAGG GTAAAATGGATTAGAGTGCTGTATTCAGATTTCACAGCATTTACCAGAGATCAGGAGTATCTAATATCTGGTGAAAATACATTTAATTACGTTGAAGGATTTGTGATAATAAACAGGACTCGTTTGCTAAACAACTGGAGATCATCTTTCAGTCCAAAAGACCCAGTTCAGGCTAGCCAGTTCAAGTCAGATGGAAGAACTCTATACTGCCTAGAATTGGCCAAATACTTCAACCTGGACAAGACTGACATAATAAATCAG GAAGTTGACAAGTTACTGTCAAAATTGAGCTATATCCCTTCCACACTATTTGTGTCAGAAGTTACATACACAGATTTCTTGGACAGAGTACATGTATCTGAGATGAAACTACGCTCAAAAGATCTGTGGGACATTCCACACCCATGGCTCAATCTTCTTATACCAAAAAGCAAAATTCATACTTTTGCTCAAGGAGTGTTTGGCAATATCCTTGCAGAAACAAGCAACGGCCCTATCCTCATCTATCCAGTTAACAGATCAAA GTGGGACAACAGAACTTCCGTGGTTATACCGGAGGAACATACTTTTTACTTGGTGGCATTCCTTACCTCTGCAGTTCCCTCTTCGACTGGAACTGATGGTTTAGAACACATCTTAATTCGGAACAAAAGAATTCTAGAATTCTGTGAAACAGCCAATCTTGGGGTCAAGCAGTATCTACCGCATTACACCAAACAAGAAGAATGGCAGGCCCACTTTGGCCCACACTGGGAAAAATTTGTGCAAAGAAAATCTACTTATGACCCCTTGGCAATACTTGCTCCAGGACAAAGAATATTTCAAAAGGCAATATCCTTCTCATAA